CGTCCGAAAGTAGCTCTGCCATGCACGGAGTAACCGAACGCAGGGTGAAAACGGTTGCCCCGCCGGCGGTACGACCGCGGTGGTCAGTCGTCGTCGAACGAGCCGACCGGGGCGTCCGCCGGGAGGTCGTCCGGGAACTCGTCCGGCATCGCGTCGGCGGCGGGCGGCCCGTCCGCCTCCCCGCCGAACTCGGGGTCGAACAGCTGTAGCGCGGTGTGGATCGTCGTCCAGTCGTCGTCGGCGGCGGCCTCCCGGAGGCTCTTGGTCGGCGCGGCGAGCAACTGCCCGACGAGCGAGTCGGCCAGCGACTCGACTATCTCGCGTTGCTCCTCGGTGAGGTCGCCCTCGGCCTCCAGCTGGGACACCGCGGTCGACACCTCGCGGGCCTTGACGCGCTCGGCGCTCTCGTACATGGCGGCGATGACCTCGTCGGCCCGCTTGCGCTTGTACTGGTCCAGCAGGCGGTCGAACTCCTCGTCTATCATCGTCTCGGCGCGGTCGGCGGCCGCCCGGCGTTGCTGTCGGGTCTCGTCGGTCACCGACTCCAGCGCGTCGAGGTCGTACACCGCGACCGCGTCGATGTCGTCCGCCGCCGGCGACACGTCCCGGGGCTGTGCGAGGTCGACGACGACGGTCTCGCCGGCGTCGGCGAGGTCGGCGGCGTCGAGCACGCGGTCGTCGCTCGCCGTCGCGGTGACGACCACATCGGCGCGGTCGGCCGCCGCCGTGACGCCCGGCAGCGCGATCGCCCTCGCGTCCGCGTCGACCTCCTTGGCGACGTGTTCGGCGTGCGGGACGGTCCGGTTGGCGACGAGGATCTCCGCTGCGCCGTGGGCCGCGAGCGCGCGAGCCGAGAGCGTGCCCATCTCGCCCGCGCCGACGACGAGCACCGTCGCCGTCGAGAGGTCGGTTTCGGCGTCGGCGAGTCTGGCCGCGGCGGTGCCGAGCGACACCGCGCCCTCGTTGATCGTCGTCTCCGTCCGGACGCGCTCGCCGACGTGGATCGCCTTGGTCACGGCGTCCTCCAGCATCGGCCCGATGCCGCCCGCGCCGCGAGCCTCCTCGTATGCGGTGCGGATCTGGCCGAGGATCTGGTCCTCGCCGAGGACGAGCGATTCGAGCCCGGCGGCGACACGGAGGAGGTGGCGCAGACTCCCCTCGTGGTCGAGTTCGACCGCGGCGTCGTCGGGGACGGCCGCGACGAACTCGTCCAGCGCGGCGCGGCCCGCCGCCGGGTCGTCCGCCACGACGTACGCCTCGACGCGGTTGCACGTCTGGAGGGCGAACGCCTCCGAGACGCCCTCGGCCCGGGAGAGGGTCGAGACGACCGTCCGCTGGTCCGGGCCGCTGGCGGCGGCGAGCGTGTCCACGTCGGCGTGCTCGTGGGAGACGCTCACGCCCGCGATAACGCCGTCGCTCGGCATCACGACGGATCACCCGGGCTATCGTCCTCGAAACTGATCACGTCACGGACCACTTGCTGGAGGTTGGTGTCCCCCCTACGTAAACCCTTCCAAACGGCCGACGAGCGGACGACGGTCCGGACGGCGTCCCGCCGTTCCGCCGGTGGCACGTCCGCTGCCTGTAACTCCTCGCGGAGGTCGCCGACCAGGTCGGCCAGTTCGCCGGCCCCGTCTATCTCGCCCTCGATCCGCTCGCGGAGGTGCTTGCTCAGGGCCGGTGCGGTCCCGCCCGTCGCGACGGCGGCGACGACCGGGTCATCACGGACGGTCGCGGGGACGACCACGCTGCCGACCTCGCGGTCGCCGTGCCGGTCGGTCCGGTTGACCAGCGCGCCGGCCGCCCGGGCGGCGTCGGCGGCCGCCGCGTTCACCGTCTCGTCGTCGGTCGCGGCGACGACCAGCGCCGGGTCGAAGCGCTCGACCCAGCCGTCCACGTCGTCGGGCGAGGGGGCAGCCCGCACCCGCTCGGCTCCGCCGAAGTCGCGCTCGGCGAAGCCGGGGCTCACGACGACGACACGGGCCTCGCGGGCGAACTTGCGCGCCTTCCGCGCGGCGACGGGGCCGCCGCCGAACACGAGCACGGTCGCGCCGGTGAAGTCGTGAAGTAGCGGGATCATGCGGTGGTGGCGGGTGACGGGGTCATTCGGCCGTGTTCGCGGTCGCGCGCTCGTCGATGCGGATGCCCGTCTTCTTCAGGATGCGCGTCGAGAACAGCGTGTCCCAGTCCTCGTCGCCCACGTCCCAGAACTCGGCCATCCGCTCGCGCACCTGCTCGACCCGTCGGTCGCTCTCTTCCTCGCTCCGGCCGTGGGTCATGGCGAAGAAGTTGTACGGCCACACGCCCTCGTGGCGCGGCCGACGGTAGCAGTGCGTGACGAAGGGAAGCGACGCGATCTCGGGGCCGACCTCGTCGACCACGTCGTCGGGCACGTCCCACACCGTCATCCCGTTTTCCGTGTACCCGAGCGCGTAGTGCGTCGGGATGACGCCGACCCGCCGGATCTTCCCCTCGGCGTCGAACCGCTTGATCGTCTCCAGCACCCACTCGACGTCCGCGCCGACCGCGTCGGCAACGTCGCGGTACGGCGTCGCGGTGACCGGGAGGCCGTCCTGGATCTCGACGACCAGGTCGCGCTCGGCGGGCGTCAGCGTCGCCGCGTCGGTCGGCGTCACGTCCGGCCCGAGGTGAGACAGGTCCACGTCGCCGTCGGGGATCGGCCCGTCGACGTAGAACTTCGCCTCGACGCGGAACTCTCGCTGTTTTGGGAGGTTGTACGTCTCCTGTCCCGTTTCGGCCTCGATCTCGGACAGCACCTCCTCGACGTGAGCCTTGTCCGCAACGCTCACGACGAACCACATGTTGAGGTGAGGATGCTCGCGCTCGTAGTTGTGGGCCACCTCGCGGTGGGCGTTGACCGTCTCGGCGACCTCGTCGAAGCGGTCCTCGGGCGCGTGCATGGCGACGAGGGTTGCCGTCCCGCCGATCTCTGCCGCGTTTATCAGCGGCCCGAACCGGGTCAGCACGCCCCGCTCGTCGAGGTCGCGGACCCGCGCCAGCAGTTCGTCGCCGTCCACGTCGACGCCCCGCTCGCGGAGCGCCGCGGCCGCCGGCTCGAACGGGTCGCAGACGACCGGAAAGCCGCCCTGAAAGGCGTTGACGACGGCGCGGTCCCGCTCGTCCAGATCGGCGTCCGTCCTGCTCATAGCCGGTACTCGGGACCGGGCGCGTATAAGCGATGCGAGGCGGGACGGCTCGCCGGGCGGCAGTCGGCCCTAGTCGCCGCGAACGCCCGTCACGTCGAACCCCTGCTCGCGGATGTCCGCCAGAATGGCCTCCTGGTCGGCGCTGGCCTCGTAGTAGAACACCACGTCGTACGTCCCCTCGCGCAGGAGCTGCTGGCACTCCCAGACGAACTCGTCGCCGTCCAGCGTCCGCCCCTGATGCTGGTTCGACGCGAACTCGGGGTCGTCGGAGCCGGAGTAGACGTACGTCTCGGCGTCGGTCGCGTGCCCGGCGATGATCTCGCCCACGTCGATCGTCGCCTGTGTCATCGCGATGTCGTCCTGCGACTCGATCCCGGTGTGGACGACCGCGCCGTTCAGTTCGATCTCGCCGGGTTCGAGGAGCTGTTTCGTCCGCCGGTACAGGTCGTCGTCCAGAGCTTCGGCCATTAGCCGAACCGATGGCTCGCGGTCCCTTATGCTACCTGCTTCGTCGACGCGCGGACCCGTCGCTTGTCGCGTTGAAAGAATGTAGAAACGGTGCACGGGCGGACTGCGAGAGGGTTGCCCCCCGTAGATGCGCGTCACCGCACCGCCTGACAGCGCCCGGATTCGTGTGGGCTGGATAACGGCCGAAGCCGTCTCCGAATAGCCGGTTTACAGACGCTCGAGGTTCGTCGCGCGCGGGCCCTTGTCGGCCTGCTCGATGTCGAACTCGACTTCCTGACCTTCCTCCAGGTCAGGACCGCCGACGTCCTCCATGTGGAAGAACACGTCTTCCTCGGAGTCCTCGCTGTCAATGAAACCGTAACCGCCCGTGTCGTTGAAGAAGTCGACCGTACCTTTCGCCATTGCAACTCTCCAGAATCGCCCCGTGCATATAAGCCATGCGACTCGCCCCGGCGAGCGTGGCCGCCGTACGTGACAGCACGACACACAAGACACATGATGCCCGCCACCGTCATCGTAGTCGAGCATGCTGTCTCGCCTCCGCGAGCGCGCCGACGCCGCCTACGAGCGGCTGCTGGAACGCGAGGTGTCCGGTACGCCCTCCCACGTCGCCGTCATTCAGGACGGCAACCGCCGATACGCGGAAAAGCAAGGTGCGGACACGGACGACGGCTACCGCGCCGGCGCACAGACGACCGAACGGGTTCTCGACTGGTGTTCGGATCTCGGCATCGACGAACTCACGCTGTACGCCTTCTCGACGGAGAACTTCAACCGGCCGCCGGAGCAGCAGGAGACGCTGTTCGACCTGCTGGAGGAGAAGCTGTACGAGTTCGCCGACGCCGACCGCGTCCACGAGGAGGAGGTGTGCATCCGCGCGCTCGGCGACGTGGACCGCCTGCCCGAGCGCGTGCGCGAGGCGGTCGCGTACACGGAGGACCGGACGCGGGAGTACGACGAGTTCGTGCTGAACATCGCGCTGGCCTACGGCGGCCGCGAGGAGCTGCTGTCGGCGGCCCGGAGCGTGGCGGCCGACGTCGACGCCGGCGACCTCGACCCGAACGACGTGGACGTCGAGACCGTCGAGGAGCGCCTGTACGGCCGTCCTGTCCGCGACGTGGACCTCATCATCCGGACCGGCGGCGACGAGCGGACGAGCAACTTCCTCCCGTGGCACGCCAACGGCAACGAGGCCGCCGTGTTCTTCTGTGCGCCCTACTGGCCGGAGTTCTCCCGCGTCGATTTCCTCCGGGGCATCCGGACGTACGAACACCGCGAGCGCTCGTGGCGGCGCACGCGTGCGCGACGCGGTCTCGCGCTCCTGCGAGCGCTGGGTGGCGTCGAACTCGACGAGGCGCGCAGCGTCGTCCGGCGGTTCCGCGACTCGCTCCCGAGCGGCGAGCGCTCGACCGTCGACGAAGTTGCCGACGAGGTCGCGGCCGAGGACGAGGAACTGCGGGCGGCGGACTGAACGCAGTCGACTAGCGGCCGAATTTCCGTCAGTCCGCTCGCCGAAGCTCGCTCCCTGACGACGTTTGGACTACCGTCCGAACTTCCGCCGGTCCGTTGCACTCCCCGGCGGCGTTCGGCCTATCGGCCGAACCGCCTGTTCCGCTCGCCGAACTCCCGGAGCGCGCGCAGGTAGTCCCGCTTCCGGAAGTCCCGCCAGTTCACGTCGGTGAAGTACAGCTCCGAGTAGACGGACTGCCAGATCATGAAATCCGAGAGCCGCTCGGCCCCGGTCTTGATCACGAGGTCCGGCTCCTCCGGGAAGACGAGTCGGTCCTCGATATCCTCGGCCTCGATGTCGTCGGGGTCCAGGTCGCCGTCCTCGACCTCCTCGGCGAGCCCCCGCACCGCGTGCGTGAACTCGTGTTTCCCGCCGAGGCCGATGCTCACCTGAATCGGCGCGTCGGCGGGCTCGTCGTCGTCCGGGCCGCGAACGTCGACCGGATGCGGGGCGTCGATGTCGTCGAACTGCCGCTTCAGCGTCGGGACGGCGGCCTCGTCGAGGACGCTGACGGGGACGGTGACGCGCTCGGCCCCGTACTCGAACGCCCACGAGAACGCGTCCTCCAGCGTGTCGTACGCGCCCTGTTCCAGCAGGTCGCGCTCCGTGATGACGACCGCGACGTGGTCGGGGCGCTGATAGTCGGCAAGCCGGAGGCGGGCGGCGAGATAGCGGTCGTACAGTCCCACGGCACGACGTTTTCCGGCGACCCGACTAAAACGCACGGGTCGACGCCGTCGCCCGTTGGCTTCGGGAAGGTTAAGTAACCTACCTACAAACGGACGCGGTAACGTGACATCGACAGTGCGGCGAGCGGCCGGGTTCGCTGCCGTCGGGAGCATCGCGCTGGCCGCACCGCTGCTCGGGGCGGCGGCCGCGCTCCCCTTCGCCGCCGTCGCCGCACTCGCCGCCGTCGTCGACGACGGCCCCGTGTTCGACCTGTTCGCCCGGCCGGGCGACCGGGAGGAGGGCCGGCTCAACGGGCTGATCGGCTTCTCGCTCGCCGCCACCGGGCTCGGCCTCCTCTCGGCGGTCACGGCGATCCCCGCCCTGGCCTTCGTCGGGGCCGTCCTCTGCCTGTGCTACGGCAACCTCGTCGCCCAACTGTTCGGGGGCCGCTGGCCCGGCCCGTTCGCCGACGCGGTCGGCTTCGTCGGCGGCGGGACCCTCGGCTGTGGTGTCGGGATCGCCGCCGCCGCGGCGCTGGGCGGGACCGCGTCGCCGTCGCCGCCCACCGCCGTGTTTCTGGCGACCAGCGCCGCGCTGCTGGGCGCGCTGCTCCGGGCCGTCTTCTTCGAGCGTGACGACCCCCTCGTGTTGCTCTCGGTCGGCTTCCTCCTGTGGTTCCTGTGGGCGCTGACCGAACCGGTCACCGCGACGGAGGTCGGCGTCGCCCTCGCGGTGACGGTTGCGGTCGGCTACGCCTCCTACGCGCTCGACACCGCCTCCGTCTCGGGGATGCTCTCGGGCGTGTTCCTCGGCCTGCTGACGGTCGTCCTCGGCGGGATCGGCTGGTTCGCCGTCATCATCGCCTTCTTCGGTATCGGCGGCCTCTCGACGAAGTTCCGGTACGAGGAGAAGGAGCAACGCGGCGTCGCCGAGGAGAACGAGGGGGCCCGCGGCAGCGCCAACGTGTTCAGCAATGCCGCCGTGGCGCTGGCGGCCGTCCTCGGCTACGCCGCCGCCCCCTTCGAACTCGCCGTCGCCGGGGGCGTTCGCGTCGAGGCGCTCCCGTTCGTGTACGCGTTCGCGGGGTCGGTGTCGACGGCGATGAGCGACACCCTCTCCAGCGAGATCGGCGGCGTGTTCGACCGCCCGCGACTGATAACGACCCTCGAACCGGTCGATCCGGGGACCGACGGCGGCGTCACCTGGCAGGGCGAGGTGGCCGGCTTTGCCGGCGCGTCGGTGATCGCGCTCATCGCCGTCGGGCTGCTCGACACGGTCGGGACGGCCGGCGGCGGCGTCGTCCTCGTGGCGGGCGTCGCCGGGATGACCGTCGACAGCCTGCTCGGGGCGACGGTAGAGGGCGGCCGCCTCGGCAACCAGAGCGTCAACTTCCTCGCGACCCTCTCGGGGGCGGTCGTCGGGGCGGGGCTGGCGGTCGTCGCGGGTGTTCCCGCGGTCGCGTGATCCGAGCCGCGACGGCCGCAGACCTGCCCGTCCTCGGCGTGCTTCAGTCGCTGCTCCCCGAATCGTCGCCGAAGTTGCTCGCGGCGAGTATCGACGGTCCCGGCGTCGTCCTCGTCTCCGTCCCGGACGCCCCCGCAGCCGATCCGGGCGCGACCGGAACGCCGGTCGGCTACCTCCTCGCGACGACCGGCCCGGACCCGGCCCACCTCGCCGAACTCGTCGTCGCCCCCGCATACCGTCGGGAGGGGCGGGGCCGGCGGCTCCTCGCGGCCGCGCTCCCGCGGCTCCGCGACGCGGGCGCGACCGCGGTCGAGATCGCCGTCGAACCGGACAATGACGCGGCACGGACGCTGTACGCCGAGTTCGGGTTCGAGGAACGCGAGCGGGTCGACGGATACTACGAGAACGGCGGGACGGCGGTGCTGCTCCGACGGTCGCTGTAACCGCCGGCGGTTCCCGCGGGGACGTTTCCCGGGACGGCTACAGCGCGATGTCGGCGGCTGCGTGGACCCGAACGCCGGTGGGGCGCTTCGTGAAGTCGCCGAGTTCGCGGCCGACGACCGTCCCGACGCCGCGGTCGGCCGCCACGTCGGCGAGGCGCTGGCTGACGACGCCGTCGAGGACGACGGTCTCGGGGACGTTCTCGGCGTCGGCGACCGCGTCGCGGGCCGCGTCGGCGGGAGCCTCCGCGATCGGTTCGGCGTCGCCGTCCAGTAACCGGACGATGCCCCGCTCGCCGTCGATCACGTCGGCGACGTGGTCGCGGAGCGTTTCGGGGAGCGCGTCGGCGTCGCCCGATGCGGTCGGGTCGTCGGTCGTCGCGGCGGTCCCTGCATCGCTTCCGGTCTCGTCGGCCGCGCCGCGGCGAAGCGGCTCCGCGGCGTCGCCGCCGTCGCCCGCCCCCGCCGGCGAGTCGGGGGTTTCGGGGGACTGCGGGCCGTCGGACACGTCCGCGGTCGGCGGGGAGGGCGACTGGCTTCCGTCGGTGGCGACGGGTTCGCCGGCGTCGCCGGGGTCCGCGCGGTTCGCGACCGAGGCGTACGGCGTCTTCTCGCGGAGGGCGGCGAAGGCCTCCTCCCGGGAGAGGTCCTCGACGGACTTCCCCTCGGGGGCGAAGGCGACGTAGTCGACCTCGCCCACCTGCGCCAGTTCGCGCAGGATGAGGTGGCCGCCGCGGTCGCCGTCGAGGAAGGCGGTGACCGTCCGCTCGGCCGTGAGGTCGCCGACGGCGTCGGGCACGTCGGTGCCGTCGACCGCGACGGCGTTCTTGATGCCGTACCGCAGCAGCGTCAGCACGTCCGACCGCCCCTCGACGACGACGACGGCGTCGCTGTCGGCGACGTGGGGACCGGCCGGCTGGCCCTCGTACTCGGTGATGTCGGCGACGCGAACGCTCTCCCTGACCTCGTCGAGTATCTCCTCGCTGGTCATCACGCCCTCGTCGAACGACTCCTGGAGGAGTTCCTGGGCTCGCTCCACGACCCACCGGCGCTTGGCCGCGCGCACGTCCTCGATGTCGGTGATCTCCAGGGTCGCCTCGCACGGGCCGATGCGGGTGAGCGTCTCCAGCGAGGCCGCGAGCGTGGCGGTCTCGACCCTGTCGAGGCTCGTCGCGATGGTGGCCGTGCCGGTCGACCGGCCGCCCTCGCTCGCTATCTCCACCTCGATGCGACCGACCTTCGAGGACTGCTGTAACCCTCTGAGGTCGAGGTCGTCGCCGAGGAGGCCCTCCGTCTGACCGTAGATCGCACCGACGACGTCACTCCGCTCTACCACCCCGTCGGCGCTGATCTCCGCGTGAATGAGATATTTCGATGTATCTTCCATTGGTGAACTGCCCGGGTGACGGGCTGAATGGTGATGCCATGTGTAGCCATGGACCATAAATACATGGCGGGTGCCGGTTGAAATAGTTGTCGTCGCCCGCCGGGCTACTGGCGTTCGTCGAGCGCCGCGGCCCCGTGTGCCAGCGACGACAGCGGGTCGGCCGGGTCGTCGTGTTCGTACACCAGCCACTCGACGCCGGCGTCGCGGGCCGCCTCGACGCAGGCCCCGACGTCGAGGTCGCCCTCGCCCAGTTCCACCGGCGTCCGCGAGTCCGCATCCACGTCCTTCAGGTGGACCAGCGGCACGCTCTCGATCCGGGAGAGCAGGGCGACCGGATCCGCGCCGGCGGCCAGCGCCCAGCCGAGGTCGAGTTCTATCGCGACGGCGTCGCCGAGCGTCTCGACCAGCAGGTCGAACGCCGTCCTGTCGCCGAGGTCAGTGAACTCGTGGTCGTGGTTGTGGTAGGCGAGCCGAAGTCCCCGGTCCGCCAGCGCGTCGCCGACGGCGGTGAGCCGGTGCGCCGTCTCCTCGACGGCCGCCGCGGACTCGAAGCCCGACGGGTCGACGTACGGGACGACGACCGTGTTGCAGCCCGCGGCGTCGCAGGCCGCGGCGACGGACTGTACGTCCTCCTCCAGTTCCTCGATCCCGACGTGTGCGGCGGCCGCCGACAGCCCGGCGTCGTCGAGCGCCGCCGGTGCGTCGTCGCCCGGCGCGCCGGCGAACTCGACGCCGTCGAGCGCCGTGTTGCCGACCCGGGCGAGCAGTTCCGGCGTCGACGCCTCGACGTGGCGAAGCGTGTACAGCTGAATGGCAGTTCGCATACCTGTCGCGTCGGTCGGGAGCCGCAAATAACCCGGCCCCGGACTGGGCGTCGGTCGACCGGTCGGACGCGTCGATTCGGTCCTGGGGCCGTCAGTCGTCCGTCTCGGGGGTCGCGCGGGCGTCGTCCGTCGCCGCGTCGGTCCCGTCGGACCCGTCGACGTCGTGGGAGCCGACCGGCGGCAGGTTCGCCTCGGCGGCTGGCGAGTCCGCGAGGTCGGTGTCGTCGGCGATGCTCGACATCTCCCCGTCTGCCTCCCTCGGCTGGTCAGACGCCCCGGGCGACTGACTGCTTCGAGAATCGCGCCGCGATTCTCGAACGTCCTGATCCACCCGCATCGAGCAGAACTCGACGCCGCACATCGAGCAGAACCTCGCCTCTTTGTAGTTGTCCCCGGGGAGCGACTGGTCGTGGTACTCGCGGGCGCGTTCGGGGTCCAGCGAGAGGTCGAACTGCTCGGACCAGTCGAACGCGTAGCGCGCCTCCGAGAGCGCGTCGTCCCAGTCCCGCGCCCCCTCGCGGCCGTTCGCCACGTCGGCGGCGTGGGCGGCGATGCGGTAGGCTGCCAGCCCGTCCCGCACGTCCTCGCGCTCGGGGAGACCGAGATGCTCCTTCGGCGTGACGTAGCACAGCATCGCCGCGCCGGCCCGGGCCGCCTCCGTCGCGCCGATGGCGCTCGTGATGTGGTCGTAGCCGGGCGCGATGTCGGTGACGAGCGGGCCGAGCACGTAGAACGGCGCGCCGTCGCAGACCTCCTGCTGGCGCTGGACGTTGTCGGCCACCTCGTCCATCGGGATGTGGCCCGGCCCCTCGAC
The genomic region above belongs to Halostella salina and contains:
- a CDS encoding DUF92 domain-containing protein; amino-acid sequence: MTSTVRRAAGFAAVGSIALAAPLLGAAAALPFAAVAALAAVVDDGPVFDLFARPGDREEGRLNGLIGFSLAATGLGLLSAVTAIPALAFVGAVLCLCYGNLVAQLFGGRWPGPFADAVGFVGGGTLGCGVGIAAAAALGGTASPSPPTAVFLATSAALLGALLRAVFFERDDPLVLLSVGFLLWFLWALTEPVTATEVGVALAVTVAVGYASYALDTASVSGMLSGVFLGLLTVVLGGIGWFAVIIAFFGIGGLSTKFRYEEKEQRGVAEENEGARGSANVFSNAAVALAAVLGYAAAPFELAVAGGVRVEALPFVYAFAGSVSTAMSDTLSSEIGGVFDRPRLITTLEPVDPGTDGGVTWQGEVAGFAGASVIALIAVGLLDTVGTAGGGVVLVAGVAGMTVDSLLGATVEGGRLGNQSVNFLATLSGAVVGAGLAVVAGVPAVA
- a CDS encoding cold-shock protein produces the protein MAKGTVDFFNDTGGYGFIDSEDSEEDVFFHMEDVGGPDLEEGQEVEFDIEQADKGPRATNLERL
- a CDS encoding undecaprenyl diphosphate synthase family protein, giving the protein MGLYDRYLAARLRLADYQRPDHVAVVITERDLLEQGAYDTLEDAFSWAFEYGAERVTVPVSVLDEAAVPTLKRQFDDIDAPHPVDVRGPDDDEPADAPIQVSIGLGGKHEFTHAVRGLAEEVEDGDLDPDDIEAEDIEDRLVFPEEPDLVIKTGAERLSDFMIWQSVYSELYFTDVNWRDFRKRDYLRALREFGERNRRFGR
- a CDS encoding DUF5778 family protein, which codes for MAEALDDDLYRRTKQLLEPGEIELNGAVVHTGIESQDDIAMTQATIDVGEIIAGHATDAETYVYSGSDDPEFASNQHQGRTLDGDEFVWECQQLLREGTYDVVFYYEASADQEAILADIREQGFDVTGVRGD
- a CDS encoding GNAT family N-acetyltransferase; the protein is MIRAATAADLPVLGVLQSLLPESSPKLLAASIDGPGVVLVSVPDAPAADPGATGTPVGYLLATTGPDPAHLAELVVAPAYRREGRGRRLLAAALPRLRDAGATAVEIAVEPDNDAARTLYAEFGFEERERVDGYYENGGTAVLLRRSL
- the dnaG gene encoding DNA primase DnaG; the encoded protein is MEDTSKYLIHAEISADGVVERSDVVGAIYGQTEGLLGDDLDLRGLQQSSKVGRIEVEIASEGGRSTGTATIATSLDRVETATLAASLETLTRIGPCEATLEITDIEDVRAAKRRWVVERAQELLQESFDEGVMTSEEILDEVRESVRVADITEYEGQPAGPHVADSDAVVVVEGRSDVLTLLRYGIKNAVAVDGTDVPDAVGDLTAERTVTAFLDGDRGGHLILRELAQVGEVDYVAFAPEGKSVEDLSREEAFAALREKTPYASVANRADPGDAGEPVATDGSQSPSPPTADVSDGPQSPETPDSPAGAGDGGDAAEPLRRGAADETGSDAGTAATTDDPTASGDADALPETLRDHVADVIDGERGIVRLLDGDAEPIAEAPADAARDAVADAENVPETVVLDGVVSQRLADVAADRGVGTVVGRELGDFTKRPTGVRVHAAADIAL
- a CDS encoding precorrin-2 dehydrogenase/sirohydrochlorin ferrochelatase family protein; protein product: MIPLLHDFTGATVLVFGGGPVAARKARKFAREARVVVVSPGFAERDFGGAERVRAAPSPDDVDGWVERFDPALVVAATDDETVNAAAADAARAAGALVNRTDRHGDREVGSVVVPATVRDDPVVAAVATGGTAPALSKHLRERIEGEIDGAGELADLVGDLREELQAADVPPAERRDAVRTVVRSSAVWKGLRRGDTNLQQVVRDVISFEDDSPGDPS
- the hemA gene encoding glutamyl-tRNA reductase, with translation MPSDGVIAGVSVSHEHADVDTLAAASGPDQRTVVSTLSRAEGVSEAFALQTCNRVEAYVVADDPAAGRAALDEFVAAVPDDAAVELDHEGSLRHLLRVAAGLESLVLGEDQILGQIRTAYEEARGAGGIGPMLEDAVTKAIHVGERVRTETTINEGAVSLGTAAARLADAETDLSTATVLVVGAGEMGTLSARALAAHGAAEILVANRTVPHAEHVAKEVDADARAIALPGVTAAADRADVVVTATASDDRVLDAADLADAGETVVVDLAQPRDVSPAADDIDAVAVYDLDALESVTDETRQQRRAAADRAETMIDEEFDRLLDQYKRKRADEVIAAMYESAERVKAREVSTAVSQLEAEGDLTEEQREIVESLADSLVGQLLAAPTKSLREAAADDDWTTIHTALQLFDPEFGGEADGPPAADAMPDEFPDDLPADAPVGSFDDD
- a CDS encoding sugar phosphate isomerase/epimerase family protein is translated as MRTAIQLYTLRHVEASTPELLARVGNTALDGVEFAGAPGDDAPAALDDAGLSAAAAHVGIEELEEDVQSVAAACDAAGCNTVVVPYVDPSGFESAAAVEETAHRLTAVGDALADRGLRLAYHNHDHEFTDLGDRTAFDLLVETLGDAVAIELDLGWALAAGADPVALLSRIESVPLVHLKDVDADSRTPVELGEGDLDVGACVEAARDAGVEWLVYEHDDPADPLSSLAHGAAALDERQ
- the ahbB gene encoding siroheme decarboxylase subunit beta produces the protein MSRTDADLDERDRAVVNAFQGGFPVVCDPFEPAAAALRERGVDVDGDELLARVRDLDERGVLTRFGPLINAAEIGGTATLVAMHAPEDRFDEVAETVNAHREVAHNYEREHPHLNMWFVVSVADKAHVEEVLSEIEAETGQETYNLPKQREFRVEAKFYVDGPIPDGDVDLSHLGPDVTPTDAATLTPAERDLVVEIQDGLPVTATPYRDVADAVGADVEWVLETIKRFDAEGKIRRVGVIPTHYALGYTENGMTVWDVPDDVVDEVGPEIASLPFVTHCYRRPRHEGVWPYNFFAMTHGRSEEESDRRVEQVRERMAEFWDVGDEDWDTLFSTRILKKTGIRIDERATANTAE
- the uppS gene encoding polyprenyl diphosphate synthase, translated to MLSRLRERADAAYERLLEREVSGTPSHVAVIQDGNRRYAEKQGADTDDGYRAGAQTTERVLDWCSDLGIDELTLYAFSTENFNRPPEQQETLFDLLEEKLYEFADADRVHEEEVCIRALGDVDRLPERVREAVAYTEDRTREYDEFVLNIALAYGGREELLSAARSVAADVDAGDLDPNDVDVETVEERLYGRPVRDVDLIIRTGGDERTSNFLPWHANGNEAAVFFCAPYWPEFSRVDFLRGIRTYEHRERSWRRTRARRGLALLRALGGVELDEARSVVRRFRDSLPSGERSTVDEVADEVAAEDEELRAAD